From the Melospiza georgiana isolate bMelGeo1 chromosome 4, bMelGeo1.pri, whole genome shotgun sequence genome, the window ATGTACTGCAGAAGATCATGAAAGAGTTACCAGCCAGTTCATTCAAGATATAAACCAGGTAGCTGTCCTGTAAAGAAACAAAGGGAGAattcaaaaaaccccagagataATCACATGTGCAACATTAAGTCTAGGactcagaaaatgaaaagatatTGGACAGTTGTGGGAGCAAGAAAAGACAGTAagagagaagaaacagaagtgCCATTACCTTGAATTTGGAGGGGATGAAAATATAGTATTGCTGTAGTTTTTCAACTGTCTGATACTTGGAAGAAACAGCACATTTAACAGGATTCTTCAGAGCAGCACGCTGGAGTTTTTGAACCTGGTAAGATAATGAAATTTAGTTGGACAGAGATCTTGTCAGAAAATTGTATTAATACAGGCTAGTCAAAAGGATAGCCTGATGGAAGGAGAACTAAAACAGATTAGTGTGCTCCCACCTTCTTGGTCATGGTGGCAGAAAAGAGGAATGTCTTCCTATCTCGGGGAATCACTTTTAATATCTTATCCACCTgtaaaaaaataaggaaatggaAATAGTAAACACTACAAGCAAGCAAGACACAAACCTTCCACAAATATAAAGATCATCCACATGAAGACTAATGCATATGCAAACATACAGtaggaacaattttttttcttctagaggGAAGGTGTAGGCTGTTATCTTGTTGACAGACAGTGTGAACTCCAAAAGTCCAACAACAGTGCAAATATCAGGCAATGTTTCTGCAGGAATGTGTCTGTGATGGTTTTCTACCCTAACTACATTCTATGTCAGGCACTCCAGAGACACTAGCAGATTTTAGAGTGCCTCCTACTGTTTTGGCAGTGCTCTGCAGAACTCTGCTATGTTCTAATCCCACCACAGATTTGTGTGTAATTATTAGATTTTAGTTACAATTCACTACTAATTTCTACAGGACAGCTCAGTGTTTCCCATGTATGATGCAATTTCAAAGGGACCCATCCAACGTTCCAAACTCATCTTTCAGCACATCCCCACCTCGGTCTCGAAATCCATGTTAAGGATCCGGTCAGCCTCATCCATCACCAGGAACTTCAGAGCTCGTAAGTTGAAGCCCTTTGTGTTCTCCAGATGATCAACCAGACGGCCAGGGGTTGCTGCCAACAGCACAAGAGCAAATTCAGAatgaaagcagaggaaaagatCCAAACAGGCAAGACAGCTGTCCATTACAGAAATGGGACTCTTTGCCCAGGAAAAGTGAAGACTGCTTTGTGGGAATAACTCTTTCATAGGGTATCTTCAGAGAGTGTTTTGAAATAAGACTAATGGAGTCAGACTCTCTGAAGAATGTCCTAAAAAGAAGTGACACAAAAAGGACTGCAGACAAGCTGTACTGCAAAAGATGAGAGCAGCATTTCAAATACttgagaatgaaaaaataagCCAAAAGCACTCCAGGTCTAGCAGGAATGGTTTGGAATGAGCTTGTAGCAACAAAGTTACTGGTGGATACTTTAGAAACATTAAACACCCAGTACTCAGAGCTGGGACAAAACACAAATGAAGGATGTACTCTCCTTCCTTCGGTTAGCTGCAGTTTGATAATATTCACACTCCACATCCCCAGCACATCAACTTACCAATTATAACATGTGGTTTCTTGGCTAAGGCCAGAGACTGAGACATTGTGTCAATTCCACCCACAATAACCGCTGCAGGACAAAGAGAGGGGAGTGAATCCCTCAGAGTAGCACCAGCccacccctggcactgcagtgtTCACTCTGACTGCCCACCACCCACAGCAATTCTGCACAAATGAAAAGTTACATCTTTTTatgagaatttattttattttagcataTCTAACCTTCCTAGGTTTCTTAAGCCATGCAATTAATGCCTTACTGGCcacaagtattttattttcacagctgcagagctACAGGCAGAATCTATTCCTTTCAGTTTAACACAACTGCAAAAATCTAGAAATTCTAAAAATATCCACAAATCTTTTTTTTGAAAGATTATCTAAAGAATCAATACAGACAGTCTGAAAAGAAGATTAAACTACATCACACCATAGGAAGGAGCTCTATGCAATTTCACTGGACACAAACCCACGATTGAGAACACTCTCCTCTATTTCCACCTTTAACTATTTAGACACAGGATGCAGGAGAGCTGTAGATCACTCCATGAGGAAAGACCACAGAGTCTTTTCTTCTCAAAGCTGATACCAGATCTCTGTCTTCCAGCAGCATAAGcttttcttacattttcttCAACCCCTCATACAAATCCTCTATTTTTATCTCTGCAATCTCAAGCTGACAAACTGGCCTTCAGAAAAACTGGTGCAATACCATAAAAGCCACTTACTGCTTTGAACACCAATGGAGGACCCAAGAGCTTCAAACTGCTCTGAGATTTGAAAGGCCAGCTCCCTTGTTGGTGTGAGCACAAGAGCAAATAATCGCTGAGGTGTTTCCAGCAGCGCTTGGAGAATTGGCAAAGCAAAGGCTCCTGTTTTCCCAGAGCCAGTTTCTGCCAGTCCAATGACATCCCTGCCTACAAGAAGGagcaaggggggaaaaaactgTTATACATCCACAACAGAGAAAGAAGACTTTAAAGTACTGTGGTACAAAACACAAGAACTCCCTAAGGACAGAAATAAAGGCAGACACAcagaaggcaaaagaaaaaaaaaaacatgaaggGCCAAACCAAAGAATCTCAGAATCTCTCTGAAGCATTTTTAGGCTCTGATTTATCTGTACAATGATTACAGTCTCAATAGTCAATTTTCTAGTTAAATCTGTTAATATAAAGAGTGTCATACAAACCTCAGGTTCAAAATAAGATGTAATTTATAGTGTCTCAAATCTGACATCAGTTTACAGTTTAATGACTCCACCTCACTATTCTAGTCCAAATGTTGTCTGCTTAGTGGCTTACAAGGAAACAGACTGTAGTGTTTGAGACTTCAGTCACACAAACTACAGGACAACAGCACTACCAGGCTCACATTTCACAAGGCACAATTGTGCCATTGATTAACAGGGTAATCTAAACCATTTCCTTCAGTAGGAAGGGTAGGACAGAAAGTCTTACCCCAAAACAATGCAGGCAACAGGGTGGAATTCATCAACAGAATCCATTATGACCTCCTAAACTCATGCAGCTGAGAGGAACATGCTGTCAACACACCTTACACTGGAAACAATTTCTCAGTCTTTCCtttgtgtttgtggtttttttttttccccaagagaATTTTATATGTGTAAAAGAGTCTGACAAAAGTTAAATACTAGGACAGAGAAGACActgaaagtttgttcccattcTGTCACTATGTTATTCCTTTCCTCCTTGAGAgcattttggggggttttgtcaaaaaaaaaaaaatctagaggcagaaatttctgctgaattcagtatttttttttttgtaattccaGAATGCTTACAGAAAGTCACTGGTTATTACTCACTTCAGAAATCTAATTTCAAAGAGTTGCCTGCTCACAGCAAAGCAAATGATACATATTAAGGAATTAGTCAAGGCATCTTCACTttcagtcacacacacacactctgtAGGGCTCTACCAGAAGAAGCACCGTCCAAAACTGACTGGAAGCTTCCTGTGTATGCCTGAATATTTCAGGACCAAAATGATCAATGTGGACTAGCAGCTCAAATGATTAGTAAGATTTCTATTTAACACGGATTGTCACAACTACACAACAGGAGTGAACACTCAAGGAACAATGTTTGTACTCATTTGTAGgtctgtggctgcaggcagggtcATAGGATAAACTAGCATTCCAAGCTCCACCTGGGAAGGACACATAATGAATATGAAAACTGCTTCTAGACACAGATCCTCAGCAATGAAGAAGTTGGGACACACTCATCCCTGATCCTTCTCACTCAGCAAAATTCATTCACACAGAGTTCCTGGAGCAGTCCCCAGCTCAGGACCAAAGAAATACACTGCTCACCTTGGAGAGCCACTGGAATAGCCTCAATTTGGATCTTCGTTGGCACCTTCCATCCCAACTGGTCACAAGCTTCACACAGGACATCTGTCACTCCCTGGACATTAGTGACAAGAGAAAAGGGGAACAAACATCACCAAAAAGACCTAGATTAAATCACTGACTTAAATTAAATACATGCTGCAACAGAGACAACTCGTTTCTAGCGGAGACAAACCCCACCAGGCCCCCAGTGCAACTCTCTGAAAGGGCAGGCTGCTCACAGTGATGCCCACTTCCATCAGTAATTTCATCGGATTTGTTCAGATGACTGGCACAGGAAGAATACGGTCGGTTTTACCCTAGTTTACACAATGAACTTCCCTCCCCACATACACACCTATCTCTTCACCATgaccacagaaaataaaaaaaaaaaacaacatatcAAGTTAAGACAACTCGAAGATAGCGGCgatgggagcagcagtgccagcccagcgGGGCACGGCCGAGTGCCCGCAGCTCAcggggcccggccccgctgtcCACCACACGTGTCTGCGCCGCGGGCGGGCCCGCAGCTCCCCGGCCTCCTCCGCGGGGCAACGGGACGCTGCTCCCCGGGACAGCGCAGCGAGCACCGGCAGCAGGAGCGGCTCCGGCTCAGTCTCACCAAGTCCTTGAAGCTCCGTGGCTCctccgccgccggccccggctCCTGCTCCGGCTCCGCCGCCGAGCCTTCCTCCTCTACTGCCGCCATCTTGGCCCGTCCCCTCCGGACGCAGCGCAGAGCACTCTGGGAGCCGCACTCCGCCCCAGGGCACGCCGGGATGTGTAGTTCCGCAGGAAGAGCCGAGCCATGCGGGAGGGCTCTTCCTCAGCTCCGAGCCGTGCCCGGGAAAGGGGAGCTGCGGATCTCCAGCCGCCTCTCCCGGCACAGCGACACCCTCAAGGGGATGGGGAAaagcctgcctgcctgcccgcCTGGCGTATATCGCAATACTCATCCTAATCATCTCCACCCCCATCCTATTTTCACTTCTGTCTAACAACCTCAACAACACCCCCAACACAATCACAAACACAGTCAAAGCCTCCTTCTTAATCAGCTTAATCCCCATAACAATCTACATCTACTCCGGGACAGAAAGCCTCACCTCCTTCTGAGAATGAAAATTCATTATAAACTTCAAAATCCCCATCAGCCTAAAAATAGACTTCTACTCCCTTACCTTCCTCCCCATTGCACTGTTCGTATCACGATCTATCCTACAATTTGCAACATCATATATAGCTTCAGACCCCTATATCATAAAATTTTTCCCCTACCTACTATTCTTCCTAATCACAATACTCATCCTAATCATCGCAAACAACTTATTTGTCCTATTCATTGGCTGAGAAGGAGTTGGAATCATGTCCTTCCTACTAATAAGCTGATGACATGGACGAGCAGAAGCCAACACCGCTGCCCTTTACAACCAAATCGGAGACATCGAACTTATCCTCTGCATTCCATGACTGGCTTCTGCCATAAACACCTAAGAAATCCAACAActtcccaccccatcccaaaCTCCCACACTGCCCCGAATGTAGCCTCaggcctgtgctcagcactgcacgGCTTAGGCAGTGGTGGATGCTGTTTCCAGCTCTTGCCTTCTACAGCAGGCAAAATGAGCTGGCCAGGACAAAAAGGCAAGAATATGTATAAACTTGCATCCATGATGCATCTAGAGAATGTGAAAgatgcgtattttatgattggcttttcgaaatatgaaaatgaatattatatgtgttatgttagaaagtaatgctgtgttaattttcttaagtagtgtgttaaatatagttttaggttataacataatgttaagatagaaactatgctatgtaagacACTTTTTTTAAGAGAGAACTCACAccaagatagcagccacaggacactttaatctttcagagaaaaagaatttattgctcccttATTGAGTTCTTCCcgccttgctcagccctgaagacaccgtcaggattaagaggaaaaagctgacactgaccagacagaatcctttgtttgaatggaatttatgcatcatgtatgatgtgtatgaatatgcaacgggctattgcttttaagggttaatcctctgtcaacgtgggtcctttttcgggcttattttgcccagcAAGTGGCACTcggactgtctgtaactctttgtttttattgtctcatattgtcgTAATcccaattgttcaattttttattaatttaattatattactatttttataaccattttattactaataaattttttgaattttaaaaacaagtgattggcatttttcacagagaACAAATGAAGTGCTTTGGATGTGTTGGTATGAAACACTTTGAAGCACTAGTgatgggaagagagaaaagagctgTCATTGTCCCACATTGTTTTCTGCTTATGATAATTGCTAGTGTGAATTTTTGAAGTATGAattatgaatttttttccctctgtctcTGGGAAGTCTGTCTGGGCGTGCTCCCAGTGGAAATGCTGATACACTCCAGCATCTGTCCCTGGATTCCGAGCGTGGCATTTCCTCTGCACCCAGAACAATGAGGAAAGTGAGAGGAAATACGAACGAACTCTCTGTGtgacagggaaagaagaggaaacCTGAAACAATTCATGGGCAGGAGTCAAAATGAAACTGCTGCATCCCACTGTGCTCAAGAGCAgtgataaattaaaaaaaaaaaaaaaaaaaaaaagcagcaaaccaAACCCACCCTGTGTAGATGCTCCTTGTTACCATATGTTTCAAAAATTACAGCAGCCTGACCATCAGCTTGCTGCTTATTGTTGGTGCTAAAGGTTAAGCCTGGCCAGCACGTAGACATGAACCCCTGTGAGGGTCACTGGGATGCCTCAGGAAATGGAGTCAGGGATGTGACAGGAAGTCATTGCTTGTGATTCTTTGCTGAACTCCTTGCCCACATAATATGGTGCTGTTTTAGTGGGGAGCAGGGTGGAGCAGGGTGAAATTCCAGTCTGTGTAATTCCCTATTGTCAACAGATGTATTTGAATGAAGGTTTTCTCCTGTCCTaaactgctgctgggagcatTCATGCatgataaaataaatatacagcTTCTAAGTAGTAATTccttttttgtgcttttcagcACAAGACATTGCAGATTATACTGGATTTAGAAATTGTCACTCCAGGGCTTTTAAACAAATGTGCTCCTAGCTCTACTGCATGTTACAGTCCTTAGCAGGGGCAGGGTGAGAGCATCCCCAGCAGATGGATTTTAGTGCAGATATAATGTCAGCTATTTCAGAAGGGGTGCATAATGAGATGAGATGGACAATGTGTACAAGCATATCACCTCCAGGAGTGCAGAGAGACACTGACACAAAAGTGCTTCATGTTCATTTATTCGAATCAGCAGTCTACTTGTTCATTTCTGGCAAACAGGCATGGGTATCAAAAGCATCTGAGTCCCACTCTGGGGAACCAGAGCTTTTATTCTTCCTACAACATATTAAAACAAATGTTGATATCATGAAAAGAGACAAGAAGGACAGGGATTTAAGCTTTGTGACCCAGAGTGCTGCCCTCCCTAAGGATTTGGTCAGTGTTACAGAATTACAGAGTAGGTTTCTCTGATCATTTGGATTTGTGTCTCCTCAGGGAAGTTTCCCTTGCCCACTGGGCATGCTTGTGGAGGGAGTTACCTCTGCATTGACTCTTTGAGTCGCTTCAAGCTAGTTTCAGGGTCTCTTCCTTGTACCTCTTTCAGGTACTGACATGATCCCCATCATCACCATACTTGGGCACTTCTCAGAGGTGTGATCCCAGACACATCCTGGTGAGGTAGGGAAGTGCTACTATCCCTGTTTTGAACAGGGAACTGAGGTACTGATGGCTCAAAATCACAAAGGGCATATTTAGCAGAACAGTCACTTGAAATAGGGTCCCAGcccttgctcctgctttgcagGGGCTCTGCCACTGAATCATCCTACTCCTCTCTACCCCTCCTGTATATTAGTACCTGCACGTATTTCACTGATATGAAGCCTTCTGTGGGAAGCATTGCTAGGAGCACGTGTAGCTCTCCATGAGTGCTGCCTCCCCCCTCCAGATGATCCACTGTGGG encodes:
- the DDX47 gene encoding probable ATP-dependent RNA helicase DDX47 codes for the protein MAAVEEEGSAAEPEQEPGPAAEEPRSFKDLGVTDVLCEACDQLGWKVPTKIQIEAIPVALQGRDVIGLAETGSGKTGAFALPILQALLETPQRLFALVLTPTRELAFQISEQFEALGSSIGVQSTVIVGGIDTMSQSLALAKKPHVIIATPGRLVDHLENTKGFNLRALKFLVMDEADRILNMDFETEVDKILKVIPRDRKTFLFSATMTKKVQKLQRAALKNPVKCAVSSKYQTVEKLQQYYIFIPSKFKDSYLVYILNELAGNSFMIFCSTCNNTQRTALLLRNLGFTAIPLHGQMSQNKRLGSLNKFKAKARSILLATDVASRGLDIPHVDVVINFDIPTHSKDYIHRVGRTARAGRSGKSITFVTQYDVELFQRIEHLIGKKLPAFPMQEEEVMMLTERVAEAQRFARMELREQGEKKRSRNDDDDTEEAIGVRNKVAGGKKKKRKA